One window of Neptuniibacter halophilus genomic DNA carries:
- the pqqA gene encoding pyrroloquinoline quinone precursor peptide PqqA, translating to MWTKPAYTDLRIGFEVTMYFANR from the coding sequence ATGTGGACTAAGCCTGCTTACACAGATCTGCGCATCGGTTTCGAAGTAACAATGTACTTCGCAAACCGCTAA
- the pqqB gene encoding pyrroloquinoline quinone biosynthesis protein PqqB produces the protein MKVHVLGSAAGGGFPQWNCNCKNCSGMRAGTLNAKPRTQSSITVSVDGEHWILFNTSPDIREQLASFGPMQPNRAIRDTGISAIVFMDSQIDHTTGLLMLREGCPHNIWCTEMVEQDLSTGFPVFNMLKHWNGGNHVNRIPVGEGDNSFVVPQVPELKLTAVPLLSSAPPYSPHRDDPHPGDNIGIQIEDTRSGKKLFYAPGLGQIEPHLREYMEAADLLLVDGTIWQEDELIVTGVGDKLGVAMGHLPQSGEGGMIEYLDTLDKPRKVLIHINNTNPILDEDSAERAEVLAHGIEVAYDGMSIEL, from the coding sequence ATGAAAGTACATGTATTAGGTTCAGCCGCCGGTGGTGGCTTCCCACAGTGGAACTGTAACTGTAAAAACTGCAGCGGTATGCGTGCCGGCACGCTGAATGCGAAGCCCCGTACCCAGTCCTCGATTACAGTCAGTGTCGACGGCGAACACTGGATTCTGTTTAATACCTCTCCCGATATTCGTGAGCAACTGGCAAGCTTCGGGCCAATGCAGCCCAACCGCGCTATTCGCGATACCGGTATCTCTGCCATTGTCTTTATGGACAGCCAGATCGATCACACCACCGGCCTGTTAATGTTACGGGAAGGTTGTCCGCACAATATCTGGTGCACCGAAATGGTCGAGCAGGATCTGAGCACCGGGTTCCCGGTATTTAATATGCTTAAGCACTGGAACGGCGGTAACCATGTTAACCGCATTCCGGTTGGCGAAGGTGATAACAGCTTTGTGGTGCCGCAGGTACCGGAGCTTAAACTGACCGCCGTGCCGCTGCTGAGCAGCGCGCCTCCTTATTCCCCACATCGGGATGATCCGCACCCGGGTGATAATATCGGTATCCAAATCGAAGATACCCGTAGCGGCAAAAAACTGTTCTATGCACCTGGTCTGGGCCAGATTGAACCTCATCTGCGTGAATACATGGAAGCAGCCGATCTGCTTCTGGTAGATGGTACGATCTGGCAGGAAGATGAACTGATCGTTACCGGCGTTGGCGACAAGCTGGGCGTGGCGATGGGGCATCTGCCGCAGTCAGGTGAGGGTGGCATGATCGAGTATCTGGATACGCTGGATAAACCGCGTAAGGTACTGATCCATATTAATAATACCAACCCTATACTGGATGAAGACTCCGCGGAGCGGGCTGAAGTGCTGGCCCATGGTATCGAAGTTGCCTACGACGGCATGTCGATCGAACTCTGA
- the pqqC gene encoding pyrroloquinoline-quinone synthase PqqC: MNSKANENLPMSRDEFEQALRAKGDLYHTQHPYHIAMYEGQSTPEQIRGWVANRFYYQISIPVKDAAIMANCPDREVRRHWVQRVLDHDGYDGAEGGIEAWLRLGEAVGLTREEILSGEHVLPGVRFAVDAYINFARRATWQEAASSSLTELFAPTIHQNRLDTWPQHYPWIKEEGYQYFRNRLTEARRDVKHGLDITLDFYQTRAQQERMLEILQFKLDVLWTMLDAMTMAYELKRPPYHTVTAEKVYHKGLFNE, translated from the coding sequence ATGAACAGTAAAGCAAACGAAAATCTGCCAATGAGCAGAGATGAGTTCGAACAGGCGCTGCGTGCCAAAGGCGATCTGTACCACACACAGCACCCGTACCATATTGCTATGTATGAAGGGCAATCCACGCCGGAGCAGATCCGTGGCTGGGTGGCGAATCGTTTCTACTATCAGATCAGTATCCCGGTGAAAGACGCCGCTATTATGGCGAACTGCCCGGATCGTGAAGTACGCCGTCACTGGGTGCAGCGCGTGCTGGACCATGACGGATATGACGGCGCTGAAGGCGGAATTGAAGCCTGGCTGCGCCTCGGTGAAGCGGTGGGTCTGACCCGTGAAGAGATCCTCTCCGGTGAGCATGTGCTGCCCGGTGTGCGTTTCGCGGTAGATGCATACATCAACTTTGCCCGACGGGCGACCTGGCAGGAAGCGGCCAGCTCCTCACTGACCGAACTGTTTGCGCCAACGATTCACCAGAACCGTCTGGATACCTGGCCGCAGCACTACCCCTGGATCAAAGAGGAGGGGTACCAGTACTTCCGTAACCGTCTCACGGAAGCGCGCCGTGATGTGAAGCATGGTCTGGATATTACACTCGATTTCTATCAGACCCGTGCTCAGCAGGAGCGGATGCTGGAGATCCTGCAGTTTAAACTGGATGTACTCTGGACCATGCTCGATGCGATGACCATGGCCTATGAACTGAAACGTCCGCCGTATCACACCGTAACGGCTGAAAAGGTGTACCATAAGGGATTATTCAATGAGTGA
- the pqqD gene encoding pyrroloquinoline quinone biosynthesis peptide chaperone PqqD: MSENNTLSAASVPRMNPMFRFQWEKAQNCYVLLYPEGMIQLNGPAGEILALVDGEQSVADITAALQAKFPEAGDISADIADFLRDAHEQHWITL, translated from the coding sequence ATGAGTGAAAATAATACGCTCAGTGCGGCCTCTGTGCCGCGCATGAACCCGATGTTCCGTTTTCAGTGGGAGAAGGCGCAGAACTGTTATGTACTGCTTTACCCGGAAGGGATGATTCAGTTGAACGGTCCTGCCGGCGAGATTCTGGCACTGGTAGACGGCGAGCAGAGCGTGGCGGATATTACCGCTGCGCTCCAGGCAAAATTTCCTGAAGCCGGTGATATCAGTGCTGATATCGCTGATTTCCTGAGGGACGCCCATGAGCAACACTGGATCACCCTGTAG
- the pqqE gene encoding pyrroloquinoline quinone biosynthesis protein PqqE has protein sequence MSNTGSPCSAQPLPGTGAVVKPHGQPLWLLAELTYKCPLQCPYCSNPLDFADFGGELTTQQWLDVFQQGREMGAVQLGFSGGEPLVRQDLIELIGGAHEMGYYTNLITSGVGLNERKMAEFHQAGLDHIQVSFQASDESVNNMLSGSQKAFQQKLKMAREVKAQGYPMVLNFVTHRHNIDRIDRIIELCVELEADYVELATCQYYGWAFENVKQLLPTRAQLERAERITNEYREKLAAEGNPIKLIFVTPDYYEERPKGCMNGWGQVFLTVTPDGKALPCHSARMLPLEFPNVTEMSLQQIWDESPGFNHFRGDEWMKEPCRSCDEKEKDFGGCHCQAYMLTGDMHNADPVCSKSEHHHLIESARAEAEQVSNNPEEFVFRNERNSRVFAKG, from the coding sequence ATGAGCAACACTGGATCACCCTGTAGCGCCCAGCCACTTCCCGGTACGGGCGCCGTAGTCAAACCCCATGGTCAGCCGCTCTGGCTGCTGGCCGAGCTGACCTACAAATGCCCTCTGCAATGCCCTTATTGCTCTAATCCGCTGGATTTCGCCGATTTTGGTGGTGAGCTGACCACGCAGCAATGGCTCGATGTGTTTCAGCAAGGGCGTGAAATGGGCGCCGTTCAGTTGGGCTTCTCTGGCGGTGAGCCGCTGGTACGTCAGGACCTCATTGAGCTGATTGGTGGTGCCCATGAGATGGGGTATTACACGAATCTGATCACCTCAGGTGTGGGCCTTAATGAGCGCAAGATGGCCGAGTTCCATCAGGCCGGGCTGGATCATATTCAGGTCAGTTTTCAGGCCAGCGACGAGTCGGTTAATAATATGCTGTCGGGCTCACAAAAGGCGTTTCAGCAGAAGCTGAAAATGGCCCGTGAAGTGAAAGCTCAGGGCTATCCGATGGTGCTCAACTTCGTCACCCATCGGCACAATATTGACCGTATCGACCGGATTATCGAGCTCTGTGTTGAGCTGGAAGCCGATTATGTCGAGCTGGCGACCTGTCAGTATTACGGCTGGGCCTTTGAGAACGTCAAGCAGCTTCTGCCGACCCGGGCGCAGCTTGAGCGGGCCGAACGCATCACCAACGAATATCGGGAAAAGCTGGCAGCCGAAGGCAATCCGATCAAACTGATTTTTGTGACCCCGGATTATTACGAGGAGCGTCCGAAAGGCTGTATGAACGGCTGGGGTCAGGTATTCCTGACGGTCACGCCGGATGGTAAGGCGTTACCATGCCACAGCGCGCGGATGCTGCCGCTGGAATTCCCGAATGTGACCGAGATGAGTCTGCAGCAGATCTGGGATGAGAGCCCCGGTTTTAACCACTTTCGTGGTGATGAGTGGATGAAGGAACCCTGTCGCAGTTGCGATGAAAAAGAGAAGGATTTCGGTGGCTGCCACTGTCAGGCCTACATGCTGACCGGGGATATGCATAATGCGGATCCGGTGTGCAGCAAATCAGAGCACCATCATCTGATCGAATCAGCCCGTGCTGAAGCGGAGCAGGTGAGTAACAACCCTGAAGAGTTTGTGTTCCGTAATGAGCGAAACTCCCGTGTCTTCGCCAAAGGCTGA
- a CDS encoding S9 family peptidase gives MSSPKAEPAPVQPGFWPSDLSEAAVMSASRDYAQVQIAANGDIYWVEFRPEEGGRCCLCRTKASAQGVIESLTPDNFSVQSRVHEYGGLSWGHLGDALVFVNAADQQLYLQDLQAGSQPRQLTHQSQSRFIEPLWDNYRQQIIAVEERHCESGVLNRLVAISRCGEIEVLAEGADFYASPALSPDGRSLAYISWYHPHQPWNATHLNLLRFEDCGRVLCDIVLAGDDREEALSQPRFDTNGLLHVMTDREGWWNLYRWQSGTLVPVLTDCADMISAPWQSGLSHYGFSDAGVVSITHQHETGLLCLDGRPLDAEYTCFRSLAVHDDFAVAVVAAPDRLPGIARIDLMQGGFQLICGGEQPLANQDCSKPQALSFGAGDQRCYGYLYAPANKVIQPQPHELFPLVIFLHGGPTAASYPILNMKLQYWTQRGFAVLDLNYRGSSNYGRAYRQQLHQRWGQLETEDISQALSVLIADHRIDPKAVFIRGNSSGGYTALNALCALDCFAAGASLYGVTDPLLLNQGTHKFESRYLHWLIGHPEQDAARYERFAPLNKVAQISAPVIFFQGEQDRVVLADQTRAMVSALQQRGVPVEAHYFADEAHGFRRAENMIEVLQKELAFYQCQIRPSAVGRRC, from the coding sequence GTGTCTTCGCCAAAGGCTGAACCGGCACCCGTACAACCCGGCTTCTGGCCTTCTGACCTGAGTGAAGCGGCGGTGATGTCTGCTTCACGTGATTATGCTCAGGTACAGATTGCTGCCAATGGCGATATCTACTGGGTTGAGTTCCGCCCTGAAGAGGGCGGACGTTGCTGTCTGTGCCGTACTAAGGCGTCGGCGCAGGGCGTTATTGAATCCCTGACTCCCGACAACTTCAGCGTACAGAGTCGTGTGCATGAATACGGCGGTTTAAGCTGGGGCCATCTAGGGGATGCGCTGGTATTTGTTAATGCTGCCGATCAGCAACTTTACCTGCAGGATCTGCAGGCCGGATCTCAGCCCCGCCAACTGACACACCAGAGTCAATCCCGTTTTATCGAACCCTTATGGGATAACTACCGACAGCAGATTATTGCCGTCGAAGAGCGTCATTGTGAGAGCGGGGTGCTTAATCGTCTGGTGGCGATCAGCCGGTGTGGTGAGATTGAGGTGCTGGCCGAGGGCGCAGATTTTTATGCTTCTCCTGCACTGAGCCCCGATGGTCGGTCACTTGCATATATCAGTTGGTATCATCCTCATCAGCCATGGAACGCTACCCACCTGAATCTGCTGCGGTTTGAGGATTGCGGCAGGGTGCTTTGCGACATCGTGCTGGCCGGAGATGATCGCGAGGAGGCGCTGTCTCAGCCGCGATTTGATACAAATGGCTTGCTGCATGTCATGACGGATCGCGAGGGGTGGTGGAACCTCTATCGCTGGCAGTCAGGCACGCTGGTACCGGTTCTGACTGACTGTGCCGATATGATCTCTGCACCCTGGCAGTCAGGGCTGAGCCATTACGGTTTCAGTGATGCGGGAGTGGTTTCCATCACTCACCAGCATGAAACCGGTCTGCTGTGTCTGGACGGACGTCCGCTGGATGCAGAGTACACCTGTTTTCGTTCGCTTGCGGTGCATGATGATTTTGCCGTTGCTGTGGTTGCCGCGCCGGATCGTCTGCCCGGTATTGCCCGTATTGATCTCATGCAGGGTGGTTTTCAACTCATCTGCGGAGGTGAGCAGCCGCTGGCTAATCAGGACTGTTCCAAACCGCAGGCGCTGAGTTTCGGTGCAGGCGATCAGCGTTGTTATGGCTATTTATACGCACCTGCGAATAAGGTCATCCAACCGCAGCCGCATGAGTTGTTTCCTCTGGTGATCTTTCTTCATGGCGGGCCTACAGCGGCCAGTTATCCGATCCTGAATATGAAATTGCAATACTGGACCCAGCGAGGCTTTGCCGTGCTGGATCTTAACTATCGTGGCAGCAGCAACTATGGGCGGGCGTATCGTCAACAGTTACATCAGCGTTGGGGGCAGCTTGAAACCGAAGATATTTCACAGGCGCTATCGGTCCTGATTGCCGATCACCGGATCGATCCAAAGGCAGTTTTTATACGTGGTAACAGTTCGGGCGGTTATACCGCCCTGAATGCGTTGTGTGCGCTGGATTGCTTTGCGGCGGGGGCAAGCCTTTATGGGGTAACAGATCCACTGCTGCTGAATCAGGGGACGCATAAATTTGAGTCCCGGTATCTGCATTGGCTGATCGGTCACCCGGAACAGGATGCAGCACGATATGAGCGTTTTGCGCCGTTAAATAAAGTAGCGCAAATCTCAGCGCCGGTGATCTTCTTTCAGGGTGAGCAGGACCGGGTGGTACTGGCGGATCAGACCCGGGCCATGGTCAGTGCTCTGCAGCAGCGTGGGGTTCCTGTAGAGGCGCACTATTTTGCAGATGAGGCCCACGGCTTCAGACGGGCTGAAAATATGATTGAAGTGCTGCAGAAGGAGCTGGCGTTTTATCAGTGCCAGATCAGGCCTTCTGCAGTCGGGAGGAGGTGTTAG
- a CDS encoding DUF502 domain-containing protein, translated as MLKSKYRHFFELVLQGFFGILPIVIVAMIAFWLYDKVDIVVNGALSLVGFQPEKNHFLWFSLVLFLLVVMLYFVGHLMETRLASFTERVFAKIPGYSTIKDIIGIFNSSKEGENKVLVVAIRGFASQGYNIGLMYSQTESIIRDHYTVTLSQTPIPNGGYMFEVHKDNIFVIEEASFDHNLQYLLSMGVKSIKDVVGVESREIDAFTSLHTWLEQNNQTKKSLHQQAKYDG; from the coding sequence ATGCTAAAAAGCAAATACAGACATTTTTTTGAACTGGTGCTACAGGGCTTTTTCGGTATTCTGCCGATTGTCATCGTCGCCATGATCGCCTTCTGGCTCTACGACAAAGTGGATATTGTTGTTAACGGCGCCCTTTCACTGGTGGGCTTTCAGCCAGAAAAGAACCACTTCCTCTGGTTTTCGCTGGTGCTGTTCCTGCTGGTCGTCATGCTCTACTTTGTTGGCCACCTGATGGAAACCCGTCTGGCCAGCTTCACTGAACGTGTTTTTGCGAAGATTCCCGGATATTCCACTATCAAGGATATTATCGGCATCTTTAACTCTTCCAAAGAGGGAGAAAACAAGGTGCTGGTCGTGGCGATACGCGGCTTTGCCAGTCAGGGCTACAATATTGGCCTGATGTACTCTCAGACCGAATCAATCATCAGAGATCACTATACGGTTACCCTGTCTCAAACCCCGATCCCCAACGGCGGTTATATGTTTGAAGTGCACAAAGACAATATCTTTGTGATTGAGGAAGCCTCCTTTGACCACAACCTGCAGTACCTCCTGTCGATGGGTGTAAAGAGCATTAAGGATGTGGTCGGCGTGGAATCCCGGGAGATCGATGCATTTACCAGTCTTCACACCTGGCTGGAACAGAACAATCAGACAAAAAAAAGCCTGCATCAGCAGGCAAAGTACGACGGTTAG
- a CDS encoding porin, whose product MKNNKAKLLAVAVAMGISTQASAAIELYNQDGTTFSADGHFNAFYVHTDNDANNEEQSRVRMGFLPNYIGFNVGKEVDGLKLGGRSSFWVTINDGNNEATDTAIDVRQFYGTIDADFGQVLFGKDFGLYARSNIFSDELLLGTGLPTINNDEVTLGNISIGYPYAQPRAQITYRTPVNNGFQLAVGIIDPQSGETTQANTDNSARFEGELTYATDFDGGKFNAWIGGAVGENDAADVDSSGVAYGARVSVGGFQFTASGFDQEGISTVFAGNNLATEADSDGYLIQAAYQAGDHRFILSHGETDTDTTSDEMQSIAYFYNVNSNLKLIAEYDIADSQTLGQDTKQFAIGAALSW is encoded by the coding sequence ATGAAAAATAACAAAGCCAAACTGTTGGCAGTAGCAGTTGCAATGGGAATCAGCACTCAGGCGAGCGCTGCAATTGAGCTGTATAACCAGGATGGCACGACTTTCTCTGCTGACGGTCACTTCAATGCTTTCTACGTACACACTGATAACGACGCAAACAATGAAGAACAGAGCCGTGTTCGCATGGGCTTCCTGCCTAACTACATTGGCTTCAACGTAGGCAAAGAAGTAGACGGCCTGAAACTGGGTGGTCGCTCCTCTTTCTGGGTTACTATCAATGATGGTAACAACGAAGCAACTGACACAGCGATCGACGTTCGACAGTTCTACGGCACCATCGATGCTGACTTCGGTCAGGTCCTGTTCGGTAAAGATTTCGGTCTGTACGCACGTTCAAACATCTTCTCTGATGAACTGCTGCTGGGTACTGGCCTGCCAACCATCAATAACGACGAAGTAACACTGGGTAACATCTCTATCGGCTACCCATACGCTCAGCCACGTGCTCAGATCACTTACCGTACACCGGTCAACAACGGTTTCCAGCTTGCTGTAGGTATCATCGACCCGCAGAGTGGTGAAACAACTCAGGCTAACACCGACAACAGCGCTCGCTTTGAAGGTGAGCTGACTTACGCGACTGATTTTGATGGCGGCAAGTTCAACGCATGGATCGGTGGTGCAGTAGGCGAAAATGATGCGGCTGACGTTGACAGCAGCGGTGTTGCTTACGGTGCTCGCGTATCTGTTGGTGGTTTCCAGTTCACCGCTTCCGGCTTCGATCAGGAAGGTATCTCTACTGTCTTTGCCGGTAACAACCTGGCAACTGAAGCAGACAGCGATGGCTACCTGATTCAGGCAGCTTACCAGGCAGGTGATCACCGTTTCATTCTCTCCCACGGCGAGACAGACACTGACACAACTTCAGACGAAATGCAGTCTATCGCGTACTTCTACAACGTTAACAGCAACCTGAAACTGATTGCTGAATACGATATCGCTGACTCTCAAACGCTGGGTCAGGATACTAAGCAGTTCGCCATTGGTGCTGCTCTGAGCTGGTAA
- the ercA gene encoding alcohol dehydrogenase-like regulatory protein ErcA, producing the protein MSNDISNLRKFVSPEIIFGAGARKSVANYAKTFGARKVLLVSDPGVVAAGWLQDVSDLLAEDEIEHVTFTGVSPNPRTEEVMKGAQIYQEHNCNLIVAVGGGSPMDCAKGIGIVSANGKHILDYEGIDTISLPIPPLIFIPTTAGTSADVSQFAIITDPVERVKFSIVSKAVVPDVALIDPETTLTVDPFLSACTGIDAMVHAIEAFVSTGAGPLTDMNALDAMRLINENIVDLVNDPHDLQLREQVMLGSMKAGLAFSNAILGAVHAMSHSLGGYLDLPHGLCNAMLLEHVIDFNYPEAEERFKVIATTLGLDTRGLNNQQIRKALMDRVIDLKRQVGLSQKLAESGVNISDIPVLSDHAILDPCILTNPRKSNKRDVEAVYEEAL; encoded by the coding sequence ATGAGTAATGACATTTCTAACCTGCGCAAGTTTGTGTCACCTGAAATTATTTTCGGTGCAGGTGCAAGAAAGTCGGTTGCCAACTACGCCAAAACTTTCGGCGCGCGCAAAGTATTACTGGTCTCTGACCCGGGGGTTGTTGCAGCCGGTTGGCTTCAGGATGTCTCCGATCTGTTGGCGGAAGATGAAATTGAGCATGTCACCTTTACCGGTGTGTCACCTAATCCTCGCACCGAAGAGGTGATGAAAGGTGCCCAGATCTATCAGGAACATAATTGTAACCTGATCGTCGCGGTTGGGGGCGGCAGCCCGATGGACTGCGCAAAAGGGATCGGTATCGTCAGTGCCAACGGTAAGCATATTCTGGATTACGAAGGGATCGACACCATCAGTCTGCCGATTCCGCCGCTGATCTTTATCCCGACTACGGCAGGCACATCAGCAGATGTGTCCCAGTTTGCCATTATTACGGATCCGGTTGAGCGGGTTAAGTTCTCTATTGTCAGTAAGGCAGTGGTTCCGGATGTCGCGCTGATCGATCCCGAAACCACACTCACCGTTGATCCTTTCCTCAGCGCCTGTACCGGCATTGACGCTATGGTCCACGCGATTGAAGCGTTTGTTTCAACCGGCGCAGGCCCACTGACCGACATGAATGCGCTGGATGCCATGCGCCTGATTAATGAAAACATTGTGGATCTGGTGAACGACCCCCATGATCTGCAGCTCCGTGAACAGGTGATGCTGGGTTCGATGAAAGCGGGCCTTGCGTTCTCTAATGCGATTCTCGGGGCAGTGCATGCCATGTCTCACAGTCTGGGTGGGTATCTTGATCTGCCACACGGTCTCTGTAACGCCATGCTGCTTGAGCATGTGATCGACTTTAACTACCCGGAAGCTGAAGAACGTTTTAAGGTGATTGCGACCACGCTGGGGCTGGATACCCGCGGTCTGAATAATCAGCAGATACGCAAAGCACTGATGGATCGTGTGATCGACCTTAAACGTCAGGTAGGCCTGAGCCAGAAACTGGCAGAGAGCGGGGTGAATATCTCGGATATTCCGGTGCTCTCCGATCATGCCATTCTGGACCCCTGCATACTGACCAACCCCCGCAAATCGAATAAGCGTGATGTAGAAGCGGTTTATGAAGAAGCACTCTGA
- a CDS encoding PAS domain-containing hybrid sensor histidine kinase/response regulator yields the protein MKKHSDNPDSALTSLIGLGNLSTRKSYYPELVTKLDELEAERNRYKWLFENAQHGIFQAQLDGGITRANPAIVAICGYHSENEFIERVEQLDSLLFCCADAYGEFRYSLAQYGKVFGFETLFLRGDGECVQVSINALLKDAESGKPTIEAFVQDITERKKTQDKLKRLNEELEERVSARTQELVSLNDKLWQEITEREQIQKELKVAKEAAEAANQSKDKYLAAASHDLLQPMNAARLLIAALRERELKEQDAHLVERIHLALENAEDLLTDLLDISKLDQNAVKPDISEFRISQLLRSMVGEFTPVAEDKDLELRAQYSSAVVRSDSRLLLRIIRNFLSNAIRYTETGRVLIGCRRRGDMLSIQIWDTGAGIPKDKQQEVFKEFQQLHNATAKDRQGVGLGLAIVERIANMLGHRLQVSSVDGRGSMFSVEVPIVDQPLLSPQVSGFELPAIDQLNGLVVMVIDNEDNILVSMEALLSQWGCRVLIADSLDEAIRCCADESLVPEVILADYHLDYDKLGTDAIQGLRKHFGLDIPAVMLTADRSTECRQQFREMGLPVLNKPVKPGKLRALLTHLL from the coding sequence ATGAAGAAGCACTCTGATAATCCGGATAGCGCCCTGACCAGTCTGATTGGTCTGGGCAACCTCTCTACCCGGAAGAGTTACTACCCGGAGCTGGTCACTAAGCTGGATGAGCTTGAAGCGGAACGTAACCGCTATAAATGGCTGTTCGAAAACGCTCAGCACGGCATCTTTCAGGCCCAGCTTGACGGTGGTATTACGCGGGCCAATCCGGCCATTGTTGCGATATGCGGTTATCACTCAGAGAATGAATTTATCGAGCGGGTCGAGCAGCTGGATTCCCTGCTGTTCTGCTGCGCAGATGCCTACGGTGAGTTCCGTTACAGTCTGGCTCAGTACGGTAAAGTCTTTGGCTTTGAAACCCTGTTTCTGCGTGGTGACGGTGAGTGTGTACAGGTCTCGATTAACGCGCTGCTGAAAGATGCGGAAAGCGGCAAGCCCACCATCGAAGCGTTTGTTCAGGACATTACCGAACGAAAGAAAACCCAGGACAAGCTCAAGCGCCTCAACGAAGAACTTGAAGAGCGGGTATCAGCCCGTACTCAGGAGCTGGTTTCCCTGAATGATAAGCTCTGGCAGGAGATCACCGAGCGAGAGCAGATTCAGAAAGAGTTAAAAGTCGCCAAAGAAGCCGCAGAGGCGGCGAATCAGAGTAAAGATAAGTATCTGGCCGCAGCAAGCCATGACCTCCTGCAGCCGATGAATGCGGCCCGGTTGCTGATTGCTGCTCTTCGCGAGCGTGAGCTGAAGGAGCAGGATGCCCATCTGGTTGAGCGGATCCATCTGGCACTTGAGAACGCCGAGGATCTGCTGACCGATCTGCTGGACATCTCTAAGCTGGATCAGAACGCGGTGAAGCCGGATATCAGCGAATTTCGTATCAGCCAGCTACTGCGCTCTATGGTCGGTGAATTTACTCCGGTGGCGGAAGATAAAGACCTGGAGCTTCGTGCTCAATACAGTTCGGCTGTTGTACGCAGTGATTCCCGGCTGCTTCTGAGAATTATCCGTAACTTCCTCAGTAATGCGATCCGTTATACCGAAACCGGCCGGGTGCTGATCGGCTGCCGTCGGCGCGGCGATATGCTGAGCATTCAGATATGGGATACCGGTGCCGGCATACCAAAGGACAAGCAGCAGGAAGTATTCAAAGAGTTCCAGCAGTTACATAACGCAACCGCCAAAGACCGGCAGGGCGTCGGGCTCGGGTTAGCCATAGTTGAGCGTATCGCTAACATGCTCGGTCACCGGCTGCAGGTGAGTTCGGTGGATGGCCGTGGTTCCATGTTTTCGGTTGAGGTACCGATTGTGGATCAGCCGCTGCTGAGCCCTCAGGTGTCGGGCTTCGAGTTACCCGCAATAGATCAGCTTAACGGTCTGGTTGTGATGGTGATCGATAATGAAGACAACATTCTGGTCAGTATGGAAGCGCTGCTGAGTCAGTGGGGTTGCCGGGTTCTGATTGCCGATTCGCTGGATGAAGCGATACGTTGCTGTGCTGATGAGTCACTGGTGCCTGAGGTTATACTGGCGGACTATCATCTGGATTACGATAAGCTGGGTACCGATGCGATTCAGGGGCTGCGTAAACATTTCGGGCTGGATATACCGGCCGTGATGCTGACCGCCGATCGCAGTACGGAATGTCGGCAACAGTTCCGGGAGATGGGCTTGCCGGTGCTGAATAAACCGGTCAAGCCGGGTAAATTGCGTGCGCTGCTGACCCATCTGCTGTAA